Proteins encoded in a region of the Polyodon spathula isolate WHYD16114869_AA chromosome 9, ASM1765450v1, whole genome shotgun sequence genome:
- the LOC121320539 gene encoding interleukin-17D-like, whose translation MHGNKFPATLAAVAAFFVLVSNSECAKVAKRPPRIRPCLDLPEEILQQMFGRLSAGMFSAFHHTLQLAPLEKENLTCPTNGRPASDKSRLPVNIHSISPWAYRISYDATRYPKYLPEAYCLCKGCLAGPFGEETLQFRSTPVYMPSVILRRTPSCGGGRYIYTENYISIAVGCTCVTGPEKERESNNSVLEKGELKPQLDKGDESQ comes from the exons ATGCATGGTAATAAG tttcCAGCAACACTTGCTGCTGTCGCAGCCTTTTTTGTACTGGTAAGCAATTCGGAGTGTGCAAAAGTAGCCAAGCGGCCTCCACGCATTCGGCCATGTCTGGATCTACCGGAGGAGATTCTGCAGCAGATGTTTGGGAGGCTGTCGGCAGGCATGTTCAGTGCTTTTCACCACACGCTGCAGCTCGCTCCTCTGGAGAAGGAGAACCTCACCTGCCCCACAAACGGGCGCCCTGCCTCAGATAAGTCCAGACTCCCTGTAAACATCCACAGCATCTCTCCATGGGCTTACAG AATTTCATATGACGCCACAAGATACCCAAAATACCTCCCAGAAGCCTACTGCCTGTGCAAGGGCTGCCTGGCTGGACCTTTCGGAGAGGAGACTTTGCAGTTTCGCAGCACCCCGGTCTACATGCCTTCCGTCATTTTACGTCGTACCCCGTCCTGTGGCGGGGGGCGCtacatttacacagaaaactACATTTCTATTGCAGTGGGGTGCACTTGTGTGACAGGGCCGGAGAAGGAAAGAGAAAGCAATAACTCTGTTTTAGAGAAAGGAGAGCTGAAACCTCAGCTTGACAAAGGGGATGAATCTCAATAG
- the eef1akmt1 gene encoding EEF1A lysine methyltransferase 1, with amino-acid sequence MFDSDDDSPQLSAQALAALQEFYLEQQQKETSVVDKFSVGAIEEDWQLSQFWYSKETAESLAKEVISAAGKGGKIACISAPSIYQKLKELQNEDFSAFVLEYDRRFSVYGDEFVFYDYKNPLNLPEHFEPNSFDIVVADPPYLSEECLSKTAETVKFLTKGRILLCTGAVMEEQAAKLLGLRMCKFIPKHNRSLANEFRCYINYESSLDS; translated from the exons ATGTTTGACAGTGATGATGACAGCCCTCAGCTCTCTGCACAGGCTCTGGCTGCTCTGCAAGAGTTTTATTTGGAGCAGCAGCAAAAAGAGACCTCTGTGGTTGACAAGTTCTCTGTTGGGGCCATTGAGGAGGACTGG CAACTGAGCCAGTTTTGGTATAGTAAAGAAACGGCAGAGAGCCTGGCAAAAGAAGTAATATCTGCAGCTGGAAAGGGTGGCAA AATTGCCTGCATTAGTGCTCCAAGCATCTATCAGAAATTGAAGGAGTTGCAGAATGAGGATTTTTCTGCATTTGTGCTGGAGTACGACAGACGTTTTTCAGTGTACGGAGATGAATTTGTGTTCTATGACTATAAAAATCCTCTCAATTTGCCGGAGCACTTTGAACCGAACAGTTTTGACATTGTTGTCGCTGATCCTCCCTACCTCTCTGAAGAGTGTCTTAGCAAAACAGCAGAGACTGTCAAATTCCTTACCAAGGGAAGGATTCTGTTATGTACAG GTGCTGTCATGGAAGAGCAAGCAGCAAAACTCCTTGGTTTAAGGATGTGCAAGTTTATCCCGAAACACAATAGAAGCTTGGCCAACGAGTTCAGGTGCTACATCAATTATGAATCCAGCCTAGACTCTTGA